A section of the Nerophis ophidion isolate RoL-2023_Sa linkage group LG16, RoL_Noph_v1.0, whole genome shotgun sequence genome encodes:
- the rem1 gene encoding GTP-binding protein REM 1 gives MNNNIHTDQEVQRRRGSPPTRPAQLVQQPPGPCQGCLPAGSYRPAPEQQGPRRRHPPLGQSASYNPGDKSLHYRAHWSSDSDEDSQSDWDCVYRVMLLGDHGVGKSSLAGIFAGVTEKEEPPGEDVYERTLTVDGKETTLVVMDTWGGDKLEEDGRPGQDECLKAGSAYIIVYSVTDRSSFDAAAELRITLRRIRQAEDLPIILVGNKSDLVRSREVAVEEGRECAVVFDCKFIETSASLQHNVSELFEGVVRQLRLRRHAADASQRRRVVRDKRKESITQKARRFLDRLVARNNQRVALKVRSKSCHDLAVL, from the exons atgaacaacaacatCCACACAGACCAGGAGGTCCAGCGGCGGCGAGGCAGTCCACCCACCCGTCCCGCCCAGCTGGTCCAGCAGCCTCCAGGCCCCTGCCAGGGGTGCCTGCCCGCCGGCAGCTACCGGCCGGCCCCGGAGCAGCAGGGCCCCCGGCGCAGGCATCCTCCCCTGGGACAGTCTGCGTCCTACAACCCCGGAGACAAGTCCCTCCACTACCGAGCGCACTGGAGCTCGGACTCGGACGAGGACTCGCAGAGCGACTGGGATTGTGTCTACAGGGTGATGTTGCTCGGCGACCACGGCGTGGGAAAGAGCAGCCTTGCCGGAATCTTCGCGGGTGTCACGGAGAAAGAGGAGCCCCCTGGAG AGGACGTCTACGAGAGGACGCTGACGGTGGACGGCAAGGAAACCACGCTCGTCGTCATGGATACGTGGGGCGGCGACAAGCTG GAGGAAGACGGCCGCCCCGGTCAAGACGAGTGCCTGAAGGCGGGGAGCGCCTACATCATCGTCTACTCCGTCACCGACCGCTCCAGCTTCGACGCCGCCGCCGAGCTGCGCATCACGCTGCGGCGCATCCGGCAGGCGGAGGACCTTCCCATCATCCTGGTGGGCAACAAGAGCGACCTGGTGCGCTCCAGGGAGGTGGCGGTGGAAG AGGGCCGAGAGTGTGCGGTGGTCTTTGACTGCAAGTTCATCGAGACGTCGGCGTCGTTGCAGCACAACGTGAGCGAGCTGTTCGAGGGCGTGGTGCGCCAACTCCGCCTGCGCCGCCACGCCGCCGACGCGTCCCAGCGCAGACGCGTCGTCCGCGACAAGCGCAAGGAGagcattacccagaaggctcGGCGCTTCCTGGACCGCCTGGTGGCCCGCAACAATCAGCGCGTGGCCCTGAAGGTGAGATCCAAGAGCTGCCACGACCTGGCCGTCCTGTGA